In Rissa tridactyla isolate bRisTri1 chromosome 8, bRisTri1.patW.cur.20221130, whole genome shotgun sequence, one genomic interval encodes:
- the SAMD13 gene encoding sterile alpha motif domain-containing protein 13 gives MLTVDMENKENGSLDVKNSVENGRPPDPADWAVIDVVNYFRTAGFEEQANAFQEQEIDGKSLLLMTRNDVLTGLSLKLGPALKIYEYHVKPLQTQHLKNSSL, from the exons ATGCTAACTGTTgacatggaaaacaaggaaaatggcTCCCTGGATGTCAAAAA TTCAGTAGAGAACGGGAGACCTCCAGATCCTGCTGACTGGGCTGTTATCGATGTTGTGAATTATTTCAGAACAGCTGGATTTGAAGAACAAGCCAATGCCTTTCAAGAACAG GAAATTGATGGCAAATCATTACTGTTGATGACAAGAAATGATGTACTGACTGGACTTTCATTAAAACTGGGGCCTGCGCTGAAAATCTATGAATATCACGTAAAACCTCTACAGACACAACATCTAAAGAACAGCTCTTTATAG